One genomic window of Dermacentor andersoni chromosome 8, qqDerAnde1_hic_scaffold, whole genome shotgun sequence includes the following:
- the LOC129384210 gene encoding uncharacterized protein yields the protein MVVIRAHQGLSSLVEKLEAAKTLLAIRSLDLTNCILLEPSELPLHIGKCKALQYLRCVACPLRPSDLFGLMLKRLPRLREVEFSLVAETDVDSEIREVHNTASQVPGTLALSLRRMYAEVSGDLNFKLLSALLSYCPKLDELRVHFVRGSFMNALLECNAIIEQGVNLETFTFSSEVPASNQRLPSTPLDFTSCAAVCANVSYHRSSNMWNCVLLRDLAVGYTNHIHLPQQLVLVAAHHAEGFTPEWIGLAGFGHFWTNVRQLCLLLFPAQPSDGVYATAGAVYRDSLRDFISVKLQQVVELNISAFHFGPDLDLTALLQGGSLEHLQSLSATPCGLRRPSALRRLAHNCTEFKELDVRFDRRGSFVRCAVCDGEFSLNREDMLEMQDGFPVFHHALTRLTLSDVHGPMSLWFIETCPAVSVRLSDCPSPSHTDYPSLGQLLDRSSSLSCLVLRHEALPIGEACLLEAISRIASLEYLCLLSAAPLLDNDAEVCVRTFSDSLKPHIKCVHVHYRNSIDGIEKRITWMKQFRVPSGGVLVRDGPCFLYCSTATFIGLAKPLNRDFTQIM from the exons ATGGTGGTGATACGCGCCCACCAAGGGCTGTCTTCTCTGGTCGAGAAGCTAGAAGCTGCGAAAACATTGTTGGCTATCCGCTCACTGGACCTCACAAATTGCATTCTTCTCGAACCCAGCGAATTGCCTCTACACATCGGCAAATGTAAGGCACTCCAATACTTGCGGTGCGTCGCCTGCCCGCTCAGGCCGAGCGACCTGTTCGGTTTAATGCTAAAACGGCTTCCGCGTCTAAGGGAAGTTGAGTTCTCCCTCGTGGCTGAGACGGACGTGGACTCGGAAATAAGGGAGGTGCACAACACCGCGTCGCAAGTACCAGGCACCCTGGCTCTCAGTCTCCGCCGCATGTACGCCGAAGTGAGCGGCGACCTCAACTTCAAGCTCCTCTCGGCGCTCCTCAGCTACTGCCCGAAGCTGGACGAGCTGCGTGTTCATTTCGTGCGCGGAAGCTTCATGAACGCGCTCCTGGAATGTAACGCCATCATCGAACAGGGCGTCAATTTGGAAACATTCACGTTCTCTTCCGAGGTGCCAGCCTCCAATCAACGCCTGCCGTCCACACCGTTGGACTTCACGAGCTGCGCGGCCGTCTGTGCCAACGTCAGCTACCACAGGTCGAGCAACATGTGGAACTGTGTTCTACTCCGAGATCTCGCTGTCGGGTACACAAATCACATCCATTTGCCGCAACAGCTGGTCCTGGTTGCCGCCCACCACGCAGAAGGCTTCACGCCGGAATGGATTGGTCTGGCCGGCTTTGGACACTTCTGGACGAACGTGCGACAACTCTGCCTTCTGCTATTTCCGGCACAGCCCTCCGATGGTGTTTACGCGACGGCTGGCGCCGTGTACCGCGACAGTCTTCGCGACTTCATCTCCGTCAAGCTCCAGCAGGTCGTCGAGCTTAACATAAGCGCGTTCCACTTCGGCCCCGACCTCGACTTGACGGCACTACTCCAGGGCGGCTCACTAGAGCATCTACAATCCCTCTCGGCGACTCCTTGCGGGCTTCGCCGCCCGTCAGCTCTGCGCCGTCTTGCGCACAACTGCACTGAATTCAAAGAACTGGACGTGCGCTTTGATAGGCGGGGCAGCTTTGTTCGGTGCGCTGTCTGCGATGGTGAGTTCTCCCTCAATCGCGAAGACATGCTAGAAATGCAGGACGGCTTCCCCGTGTTTCACCATGCGCTTACCAGGCTTACTCTCAGTGACGTGCATGGCCCTATGTCCCTTTGGTTCATTGAGACCTGTCCAGCGGTTTCCGTGCGGCTCTCAGACTGCCCTAGTCCCTCGCACACAGACTACCCGTCTTTGGGTCAGCTGCTCGACAGAAGCAGCTCGCTGAGTTGTCTGGTGCTTCGACACGAAGCCCTGCCCATCGGCGAGGCGTGTCTGCTG GAAGCCATCTCCCGCATCGCCAGCCTGGAGTACCTGTGCCTCCTGTCGGCGGCGCCATTACTGGACAATGACGCCGAGGTATGCGTGCGGACGTTCAGCGACAGCCTGAAGCCTCACATAAAGTGTGTACACGTTCACTACCGAAACTCTATCGACGGCATCGAGAAGCGCATCACGTGGATGAAGCAGTTTCGCGTTCCAAGCGGTGGCGTCCTGGTTCGAGACGGTCCCTGCTTCCTCTATTGTTCGACGGCTACGTTCATAGGACTCGCCAAGCCGCTGAATCGCGACTTCACACAGATTATGTAA